In Pogoniulus pusillus isolate bPogPus1 unplaced genomic scaffold, bPogPus1.pri scaffold_64_arrow_ctg1, whole genome shotgun sequence, a single window of DNA contains:
- the LOC135174454 gene encoding ubiquitin carboxyl-terminal hydrolase 36-like, translating to MRRGKKLEQELGLAAKRQCLELGSDQAQAAQEIGVPVPQQVPLPGGCLCMQWPRLCGVGAGLRNLGRSCFLNATLQCLTHTAPLASYLLCGEHGRSCHREGFCMLCTMQTHVGQAFASSGQAIKPEAIIRNLKNIAQHFSLRRQEDAHEFLRCAIDAMQQACGNGCAQLDGQSQAPTLVQQIFGGSLRSRVLCLQCQNTSDTYEPYLDLALEIGEATSVVQALEQFVQPELLCGENAYMCARCQQKVSARKGFSIHQAANVLTVALKRFAPFGGGKITKAVAYPMLLNVRPYLSVPRGDPVLYSLYAVLVHSGHSCHAGHYYCYVKASSGQWYLMNDERVCPAGIQEVLGQQPYLLFYQRVPSPRRSWQGPTAKAASSLPGCTGGVHSEDRKSVTKEPLSSAGMGQGPGLLPGEKPPGLEEAGVPVAHSLFGMEPELCSGSPTLPKLPAGSPAPSREGSAAVCQDYWAQLQGLTRSSKSSIARLTLLAQQNVALASSIVSLVEARVAKAPPAQKLPALYLMDSILKNVGGEYLKAFAPKLVETFVSAFQKPEESSAAPSATSGASAAAAAAMPQAPSQEQLLRQQLLVKEKQVLELRQKLSELEQAGAQLTVLDPETE from the exons ATGCGGAGAGggaagaagctggagcaggagctggggctggcagcgaAGAGGCAGTGTctggagctgg gcagtgacCAAGCCCAGGCAGCACAAGAGATTGGGGTGCCCGTGCCCCAGCAGGTGCCCTTGCCCGGGGGGTGCCTCTGCATGCAGTGGCCGCGGCTGTGTGGGGTGGGCGCTGGGCTGCGCAACCTGGGGCGCAGCTGCTTCCTCAACGCCACGCTGCAGTGCCTGACCCACACGGCGCCGCTCGCCAGCTACCTGCTCTGCGGGGAGCACGGCCGCAGCT GTCACCGAGAAGGCTTCTGCATGCTCTGCACTATGCAGACCCACGTGGGgcaggcctttgccagcagcGGCCAGGCCATAAAGCCAGAGGCCATCATCCGGAACCTCAAGA ACATTGCCCAGCACTTCAGCCTCCGGAGGCAGGAGGATGCCCACGAGTTCCTGCGCTGCGCCATTGACGCCATGCAGCAGGCCTGCGGGAACGGCTGTGCCCA gctggatgggcagagccAGGCCCCAACGCTGGTCCAGCAGATCTTTGGGGGTTCCCTGCGGTCCCGTG tgctgtgcttgcagTGCCAGAACACCTCGGACACCTACGAGCCTTACCTGGACCTGGCACTGGAGATCGGG gAGGCCACAAGCGTGGTGCAGGCGCTGGAGCAGTttgtgcagccagagctgctgtgcggGGAGAATGCCTACATGTGTGCCAG GTGCCAGCAGAAGGTGTCTGCCCGCAAAGGCTTCAGCATCCACCAAGCTGCCAACGTCCTCACAGTGGCACTGAAGCGCTTTGCCCCTTTTGGGGGAGGGAAGATCACAAAG gccGTGGCGTACCCCATGCTGCTGAACGTCCGCCCCTACCTGTCTGTGCCGCGCGGGGACCCCGTCCTCTACAGCCTCTATGCGGTGCTGGTGcactctgggcacagctgccacgCAGGGCACTACTACTGCTACGTGAAG gccagcagtgggcagtggTACCTGATGAACGACGAGCGGGTGTGCCCCGCGGGCATCCAAGAGGTCCTGGGGCAGCAGCCCTACCTGCTCTTCTACCAGAG ggtgcccagccccaggaggagctggcaggggcccACTGCCaaggctgcctccagcctgcccgGCTGCACTGGCGGTGTCCACAGCGAGGACAGGAAATCTGTCACCAAGGagcccctgtcctcagcagggatgGGCCAG ggcccagggctgctgccaggggagaagccgcctgggctggaggaggctggagtccCTGTGGCCCACAGCCTGTTTGGGATggagccagagctgtgcagtggaagccccaccctgccaaagctgcctgctgggtcgccagcacccagcagagagggctcagcagctgtgtgccaggactactgggcacagctgcagggcctgACACGCAGCAGCAAATCCTCCATCGCCAGGCTGaccctcctggcacagcagaacgTGGCCTTGGCCAGCAGCATCGTGTCCCTGGTGGAAGCACGAGTGGCCAAG gctcccccagcacagaagctccCTGCTCTCTACCTGATGGATTCCATCCTCAAGAACGTGGGAGGAGAATACCTGAAGGCCTTTGCCCCAAAGCTGGTGGAAACCTTTGTGTCTGCCTTCCAGAAG ccagaggagtccagtgcagctccctctgccacctctggtgcctctgctgcagctgctgctgcaatgcCCCAGGCGccgagccaggagcagctgctgaggcagcaacTGCTTGTGAAGGAGAAGCAGGTGCTGGAGCTTCGGCAGAAGCTGTccgagctggagcaggctggagcacagctg acagttcttgacccagagACAGAGTGA